A genomic region of Chaetodon auriga isolate fChaAug3 chromosome 11, fChaAug3.hap1, whole genome shotgun sequence contains the following coding sequences:
- the LOC143327949 gene encoding calcineurin subunit B type 1, translated as MGNEASYPLEMCSHFDADEIKRLGKRFKKLDLDNSGSLSVEEFMSLPELQQNPLVQRVIDIFDTDGNGEVDFKEFIEGVSQFSVKGDKEQKLRFAFRIYDMDKDGYISNGELFQVLKMMVGNNLKDTQLQQIVDKTIINADKDGDGRISFEEFCAVVGGLDIHKKMVVDV; from the exons TCGATGCTGATGAGATTAAGAGGCTAGGGAAGAGGTTTAAGAAACTCGACCTAGATAACTCTGGCTCGCTCAGTGTGGAAGAGTTCATGTCGCTGCCGGAGCTCCAACAGAACCCGCTGGTGCAGAGGGTCATCGACATATTTGACACGGACGGGAACGGAGAGGTGGACTTTAAAG AGTTCATCGAGGGAGTCTCACAGTTTAGCGTCAAGGGGGACAAAGAACAGAAGCTTCGAT TCGCTTTCAGGATCTACGACATGGACAAGGACGGCTACATCTCCAACGGCGAGCTCTTCCAGGTGCTGAAGATGATGGTAGGCAACAACCTGAAGGACACGCAGCTCCAGCAGATTGTGGACAAGACCATTATCAACGCAGACAAGGACGGAGACGGCAGGATATCCTTTGAAGAGTTCTGCGCA GTGGTCGGTGGTCTCGATATACACAAAAAGATGGTGGTGGACGTGTGA